From Syntrophorhabdus sp., a single genomic window includes:
- a CDS encoding type II toxin-antitoxin system VapC family toxin, producing MRLVLDTNIYIDFGQGKEEVVDLIAGQSTEVLLPVIVLGELFYGFQKGSKSADNETTLRRFVTELGVSIIDVDEEVARKYSLIYSALSAKGTPIPINDVWIAASCMSVGGTLLTRDRHFEHIEQIDKIILR from the coding sequence ATGAGGCTTGTTCTTGATACGAACATCTACATCGATTTCGGCCAGGGGAAAGAAGAGGTGGTGGACCTCATTGCAGGGCAAAGCACGGAGGTCCTGTTGCCCGTCATCGTCCTGGGAGAGCTATTCTATGGTTTTCAGAAGGGCAGCAAGAGTGCAGACAACGAGACAACGCTTCGGCGCTTCGTCACCGAGCTTGGGGTGTCGATAATAGACGTCGATGAAGAGGTTGCTCGAAAATACTCGCTCATATATTCCGCGCTCTCCGCGAAGGGAACCCCGATTCCTATAAACGACGTCTGGATAGCCGCCTCCTGCATGAGCGTGGGTGGTACCCTCCTCACACGGGACCGGCATTTCGAACACATTGAACAGATAGACAAGATAATCCTTAGATAG
- the tadA gene encoding Flp pilus assembly complex ATPase component TadA has product MERKGEDATLNMTAGNGGINVNVAELNIENLGWFRDVLVYAKERNATDIIVVEKRPVRLGILKKCEVMEIGEGIVVKPGKTEILAAIAETRQRKFDEETDTDAGTAIIKHIRNKGYFEYAFSVKDIGRFRMSVSSSQEGLGFAARVLPYTIPGLEELDPFNMLAGIRGLFDFSYSYPRGLILHTGVVGSGKTTLIASELDYLAERMNGAVYTLEDPIEYVYQNKRTVFRQYEIGTHIPGILEGVRMSLRNNLAGLVVGEVRTREEVTALFTAAEKGFLVISSIHTPDAMTTLRLLDGYGDDRDAWRKKMAQCLTAIVSQKLIHKEYTVNGSKKTGYILVPEVLFFPATIRAGIERGAYNEVENAFRGNAIKNAVTFEMSLSVLEQKGVIDSYLKMELLDRVDQGQI; this is encoded by the coding sequence GTGGAAAGAAAGGGAGAAGACGCGACATTGAACATGACTGCAGGAAATGGCGGCATCAACGTCAACGTGGCGGAACTCAATATCGAGAACCTCGGTTGGTTCCGAGACGTCCTCGTTTATGCAAAGGAAAGAAACGCCACGGATATCATCGTTGTTGAGAAGCGGCCTGTCAGGCTTGGCATCCTCAAGAAGTGCGAGGTCATGGAGATTGGCGAAGGCATTGTGGTAAAACCAGGCAAGACAGAGATCCTTGCCGCCATCGCCGAAACCCGCCAGAGGAAATTCGACGAAGAAACGGACACCGATGCCGGCACGGCCATCATAAAGCACATCAGAAACAAGGGATACTTCGAATATGCCTTCTCGGTGAAGGATATAGGCAGGTTCCGCATGAGCGTCTCCAGTTCGCAGGAAGGGCTTGGCTTTGCGGCCCGCGTCCTGCCCTACACGATACCCGGACTGGAAGAGCTTGACCCTTTTAACATGCTGGCTGGCATAAGAGGTCTTTTCGATTTCTCCTATTCCTATCCCCGGGGACTCATTCTCCATACGGGTGTGGTTGGCTCCGGCAAGACCACCCTCATTGCATCGGAACTCGATTATCTGGCGGAACGGATGAACGGCGCCGTCTATACCCTCGAGGACCCCATAGAGTATGTCTACCAGAACAAGAGGACAGTGTTTCGCCAGTATGAGATCGGCACCCATATCCCGGGCATCCTGGAAGGGGTGAGGATGTCCTTACGGAACAACCTTGCCGGTCTCGTCGTTGGCGAGGTGCGCACGCGCGAGGAGGTTACAGCTCTTTTCACCGCCGCGGAAAAAGGGTTCCTCGTCATCTCCAGCATCCACACCCCCGACGCCATGACAACCCTGCGCCTCCTCGACGGCTACGGAGATGACCGCGACGCATGGCGCAAGAAAATGGCCCAGTGTCTTACGGCGATCGTCAGTCAGAAGCTCATCCACAAGGAATACACTGTAAACGGCTCGAAGAAGACGGGCTATATCCTTGTCCCGGAGGTCCTCTTCTTTCCGGCAACGATAAGAGCCGGTATAGAAAGGGGGGCATATAACGAGGTGGAAAACGCTTTCCGCGGCAACGCGATAAAGAATGCCGTCACATTCGAGATGTCCCTCTCGGTACTGGAGCAAAAGGGAGTCATAGACAGCTACCTGAAGATGGAGCTTCTCGACAGGGTCGATCAGGGGCAAATCTAG
- a CDS encoding prepilin-type N-terminal cleavage/methylation domain-containing protein, with protein sequence MKKCLKNKGGFTLIEFVVVVALAAALIGLTAILLAKGKAAANFSTTQERIRAISTGLTEYAMFKHSLPVAADMTTDWPEALKDYVEADFRTGAIAHGYQCAGSDVVLQTPTFESTDSAGAILTRLKDQRICADSSTVNANLGIDCVLTAFQGTARCR encoded by the coding sequence ATGAAGAAATGTCTGAAAAACAAGGGCGGTTTCACTTTGATCGAATTTGTCGTTGTTGTGGCGCTCGCGGCGGCCCTGATAGGCCTGACGGCGATCCTTCTTGCGAAGGGCAAAGCTGCCGCCAACTTCTCAACAACCCAGGAAAGGATCAGGGCTATTTCAACAGGATTGACAGAATACGCCATGTTCAAGCATTCGCTGCCAGTGGCAGCGGATATGACCACGGACTGGCCCGAGGCCCTCAAGGACTATGTGGAGGCTGATTTCAGGACCGGTGCGATCGCCCATGGATATCAATGTGCTGGAAGCGACGTGGTCCTTCAGACACCTACGTTCGAGAGCACAGACTCGGCGGGCGCTATCCTGACTAGGCTCAAAGACCAGAGAATTTGTGCCGATAGCTCGACTGTTAATGCTAACCTGGGTATTGATTGTGTTCTAACGGCATTCCAGGGTACGGCCCGCTGCCGCTGA
- a CDS encoding MarC family protein, whose product MLVLLNPFLIIVYLIDIVEKLDRGQFTRVIVRGGLIATAVFLCFAILGDVVFSSVVQAEFASFQIFGGLVFLLIGFQFVFQGPTAIEILRGDSKQLAGAIAMPVLIGPGTISASIIVGKRLAPLAACASVLRAVTISILIIMGLKIVHDFARPRREALIKRYIEIAGRITALVVGTVSVEMIMQGVRTWADKF is encoded by the coding sequence ATGCTTGTGCTTCTCAATCCCTTCCTGATCATCGTTTATCTCATTGATATCGTGGAGAAGCTGGACAGGGGACAATTCACCCGGGTGATCGTTCGCGGCGGGCTGATAGCGACGGCAGTCTTCCTGTGCTTCGCTATTCTCGGCGACGTCGTGTTCAGCAGTGTCGTGCAGGCGGAGTTCGCTTCTTTCCAGATCTTCGGGGGCCTGGTCTTTCTTCTCATCGGTTTCCAGTTCGTCTTTCAAGGCCCCACGGCAATTGAGATACTGCGGGGCGATTCCAAGCAGCTAGCAGGTGCGATCGCGATGCCCGTGCTCATCGGGCCGGGCACGATCAGTGCCAGCATCATCGTAGGGAAAAGACTTGCCCCCCTCGCGGCGTGCGCCTCCGTGTTAAGGGCAGTCACTATTTCCATCCTGATAATCATGGGTCTCAAGATAGTTCACGATTTTGCACGCCCAAGGCGAGAGGCACTGATCAAGAGATACATCGAGATCGCGGGACGGATCACGGCGTTGGTCGTCGGAACCGTCTCTGTTGAGATGATCATGCAGGGGGTTCGGACCTGGGCAGATAAGTTCTGA
- a CDS encoding DUF1778 domain-containing protein, which translates to MPISLRIPPKKEEMIKRAARKEGKTKTAFILDAIDEKLGLAANREERIRKAAGWLTPEEASELREDLQVFEEIREGDWK; encoded by the coding sequence ATGCCTATCAGTCTTAGGATTCCGCCGAAGAAAGAAGAGATGATCAAGCGGGCGGCGAGGAAAGAGGGGAAGACGAAGACCGCGTTCATACTGGACGCGATCGATGAGAAACTGGGCCTCGCGGCGAACCGTGAAGAACGCATCAGGAAAGCGGCGGGCTGGTTGACACCCGAGGAGGCCTCGGAGTTGAGAGAGGACCTTCAGGTCTTTGAAGAGATTCGAGAGGGTGACTGGAAATGA
- a CDS encoding prepilin-type N-terminal cleavage/methylation domain-containing protein: MTTTLIGDRKGFTLLEIIVTIAIASVVMGAVVTFMERVIHFKGTADTIKRFEKIEGAFEVLYRENVRYVEENCHGWTDPVCSALAILPSVDDDDASGKTLAISTESDAVVSAFREANCTLSGESPLFRAACVDGYGSDYTFTATKEHTAGTLYLNGYNRMPYSVTITAGGNTSMTDTWTSGHLDSEYMVRSQEKLLTVARAMKSYHLSRLTTEAISNPCGATGGLTSNDDIMIPWIWQAVGSAPGARCSGATEGRCGCGTFGSSIWSKETASNTTTSATILAVLTAINAGDLYRTDGFGNPVTVRLITKVDGTPVGDAPPVPCPKWSWSAALPPYGGTVGVMSDGKWVYSQRVIYPQ; this comes from the coding sequence ATGACAACGACTCTTATAGGAGATCGCAAAGGATTCACCTTGCTGGAGATCATCGTGACCATCGCCATCGCCTCCGTCGTCATGGGTGCCGTCGTGACCTTCATGGAGAGGGTCATCCATTTCAAAGGCACGGCAGACACCATCAAGAGGTTCGAGAAGATCGAGGGCGCCTTTGAGGTCCTTTACCGGGAAAATGTTCGATACGTGGAGGAGAACTGCCACGGTTGGACCGACCCCGTCTGCAGCGCTCTGGCGATCCTTCCTTCTGTGGACGACGACGATGCATCGGGGAAGACCCTTGCCATTTCCACCGAAAGCGACGCGGTGGTGAGCGCGTTTCGTGAAGCGAACTGCACTCTTTCCGGCGAATCGCCCTTGTTCCGTGCTGCGTGCGTGGATGGATACGGGTCTGATTACACATTCACAGCAACGAAGGAACACACCGCCGGGACTCTCTATCTGAACGGGTACAACCGAATGCCTTACAGTGTGACCATAACGGCGGGCGGGAACACGTCGATGACGGATACGTGGACTTCAGGCCATCTCGACAGCGAATACATGGTCAGATCTCAGGAAAAGCTCCTGACCGTTGCACGGGCAATGAAGTCATATCATCTCAGCCGCCTTACCACGGAAGCGATATCGAATCCCTGCGGAGCGACTGGTGGATTGACGAGCAACGACGACATCATGATCCCCTGGATCTGGCAGGCCGTAGGGAGCGCCCCCGGGGCGAGGTGTTCAGGGGCGACGGAGGGCAGATGTGGTTGCGGGACCTTCGGCAGTTCTATATGGAGCAAAGAGACTGCCAGCAACACGACAACATCCGCCACGATCCTGGCTGTTCTCACCGCCATCAATGCCGGCGATCTGTATCGCACGGACGGTTTCGGGAACCCCGTTACGGTGCGCCTCATAACAAAGGTGGATGGAACACCGGTGGGCGATGCCCCGCCTGTCCCGTGCCCGAAATGGTCGTGGTCGGCGGCACTTCCTCCCTATGGAGGGACGGTGGGGGTGATGAGTGACGGGAAATGGGTCTATTCGCAGAGGGTGATCTATCCGCAGTGA
- a CDS encoding autotransporter domain-containing protein — MTAYGDVEVTASPFVITSTGRLTIENAKLTNTGGINNSGIFELSTGSSYDFTGGTLTNTGNFILRSDFTFNGTDGGTVNLNAGGTLTNYSTLTNAAGYTQTNAGTIQNRGTFDNLGTFTNSVGGTISNYTGATFTNNAAITSSGTFTNSGTFNSSGTITNSGTLELASGSSYDFTGGTLTNTGDFILRRDFTFNGTSGGTVNLNAGGTLTNHATLTNAAGHTQTNAGTIDNLGTFDNLGTFTNSGTFTNSGTLINNGTLNNTGTFTNSDTFTNVGSFTGDMTNSGTLSGTGTITGNVINNGILAPGNSIGTMTITGNYSHNAGATYQVEVNSSGQSDKLVVTGTATLNGGTVSVLAESGTYNVSTTYTILTAGSVVGTFSSVTSNLAFLTPSLSYDPTNVYLLLTRNTTGFADVAATSNQYSVASSLDRIAPVATGDMEGIINTLLGMSASGARGAYDRMGGLVHTFLPGAVLSSFGRYMDVMSGRMGGFLSGGPRSSFANLPVMLASRTDRASDAGGTLMAALGSVAERRDILSRGLWAEGYGSLGRRRGNDISSRYDYDTAGFAAGFDRAVTPSLLLGVSLGYSYTKADMKDLSDDAVISSYQGSLYGIYDMSPFYLSGIAAYGYNRYDTTRDIAFGTISRRAKASYAGQTVGGYIEGGYRMATPSVDIIPLASLTGIHLTRDGFTERGAGALSLDAGSDTVSSLVSSLGVRLTKDYGVSSGILTPEIRVTWDHELMNGDYALDASFAGYPASTFTVEGDRPERDSVGARMGITFQAKENLHLHLAYDGSFSGDDTRHAGMAGLRYRW; from the coding sequence TTGACAGCGTATGGCGACGTCGAGGTTACAGCAAGTCCCTTTGTAATCACATCTACTGGAAGATTAACAATTGAAAATGCTAAGCTGACCAACACCGGTGGCATCAACAACTCGGGCATCTTCGAGCTCTCTACGGGCAGTTCCTACGACTTCACCGGCGGTACCCTCACGAACACCGGGAACTTCATACTCCGCAGCGACTTCACCTTCAACGGGACCGACGGGGGAACGGTGAACCTCAACGCCGGCGGGACACTCACGAACTACTCCACCCTTACCAACGCGGCGGGGTATACCCAGACGAACGCGGGCACGATCCAAAACCGGGGAACGTTCGACAACCTGGGGACGTTCACAAACAGCGTCGGCGGGACCATCAGCAACTACACCGGAGCCACCTTCACCAACAACGCTGCCATCACGAGCAGCGGCACCTTCACGAACTCGGGAACCTTCAACAGTTCGGGCACCATCACCAACTCCGGCACCCTGGAGCTCGCCTCCGGCAGTTCCTACGACTTCACCGGGGGGACCCTCACGAACACCGGGGACTTCATACTCCGCAGGGACTTCACCTTCAATGGAACATCGGGGGGAACGGTGAACCTCAACGCCGGGGGGACCCTCACGAACCATGCCACGCTCACCAACGCGGCGGGACATACCCAGACGAACGCGGGCACGATCGACAACCTGGGGACGTTCGACAACCTGGGGACGTTCACGAACAGCGGCACCTTCACGAACTCAGGAACACTTATCAACAACGGAACGCTGAACAACACCGGCACATTCACCAACTCCGATACATTCACGAACGTCGGTAGCTTCACCGGTGACATGACAAACTCCGGCACTCTCTCGGGTACCGGCACGATCACGGGCAATGTCATCAACAACGGTATCCTCGCCCCGGGCAACTCCATCGGCACCATGACGATCACCGGCAACTACAGCCACAACGCGGGCGCGACCTACCAGGTGGAGGTGAACAGCTCCGGCCAGTCGGACAAGCTCGTCGTCACCGGGACGGCGACCTTGAACGGGGGCACCGTGTCCGTCCTCGCCGAGTCGGGCACCTACAACGTGAGCACCACCTACACCATCCTCACCGCGGGGAGTGTGGTGGGGACCTTCTCCAGCGTGACGAGCAACCTCGCCTTCCTCACCCCGTCCTTAAGCTATGACCCCACGAACGTCTACCTGCTCCTCACGAGGAACACAACGGGTTTCGCCGACGTGGCGGCCACCTCCAACCAGTACTCCGTGGCGTCCTCCCTCGACAGGATAGCTCCCGTCGCGACGGGTGACATGGAGGGTATCATCAACACACTGCTCGGCATGAGCGCATCCGGCGCCAGGGGCGCCTACGACCGGATGGGGGGCCTCGTCCATACCTTTCTTCCCGGCGCCGTCCTCTCCTCCTTCGGCCGGTACATGGACGTCATGTCGGGGAGGATGGGGGGGTTTCTCTCCGGGGGACCCCGATCGTCCTTCGCGAACCTTCCCGTCATGCTCGCCTCGAGAACGGACAGGGCGAGCGACGCGGGCGGCACCCTCATGGCGGCCCTGGGGAGCGTGGCTGAAAGAAGGGACATCCTCTCCCGGGGACTGTGGGCCGAGGGGTACGGGAGCCTGGGCCGCAGGAGGGGCAACGACATATCCTCCCGGTACGACTACGACACGGCGGGGTTCGCGGCGGGGTTCGACAGGGCCGTCACCCCCTCTCTCCTTCTCGGCGTCTCCCTGGGGTACTCCTATACGAAGGCGGACATGAAGGACCTCTCCGACGATGCCGTCATATCCTCCTACCAGGGTTCCCTCTACGGCATCTATGACATGAGCCCCTTCTACCTCTCCGGTATCGCCGCCTACGGGTACAACCGGTACGACACGACGAGGGACATCGCCTTCGGGACCATATCGAGGAGGGCGAAGGCCTCCTACGCGGGTCAGACGGTGGGGGGATACATCGAGGGGGGATACCGGATGGCCACCCCTTCCGTCGATATCATCCCTCTGGCGTCCCTCACCGGCATCCACCTCACGAGGGACGGTTTCACCGAGAGGGGGGCCGGGGCGCTCTCCCTCGACGCGGGCTCCGATACCGTCTCCTCCCTCGTATCCTCCCTGGGTGTGAGGCTCACGAAGGACTACGGGGTGTCGTCGGGTATCCTCACCCCGGAGATAAGGGTGACGTGGGACCATGAGCTCATGAACGGGGACTACGCCCTTGACGCCTCCTTCGCAGGCTATCCCGCGTCCACCTTCACCGTGGAGGGAGACAGGCCGGAGAGGGACTCGGTGGGCGCCCGTATGGGCATCACCTTCCAGGCGAAGGAGAACCTTCACCTCCACCTCGCCTACGACGGGAGCTTCTCCGGGGACGACACCCGGCACGCGGGGATGGCGGGGTTAAGGTACAGGTGGTGA